A stretch of DNA from Montipora capricornis isolate CH-2021 chromosome 1, ASM3666992v2, whole genome shotgun sequence:
TAAAAGTGCACTTAAATAAAACAAGCTTTACTACATTGTCCTGGTGTGTTGCTTGCCTGCTTGCTGACTTGGGGGATGAAAATTAAGTTCTGTATGGAATTTGCAAAGGCTTGCCATTGTATTAATAACCATACAGTTCTTAAAGGAATATTGCTTCTGCTACTTACGTCAGGGTTTTCGCAAACCCTATTTCAAGTAACCGGGCCCTTGGCACTAACTGTTTCTTGAACACTGTAATCTGTTGCTGATACAGGTAATGGCAAGTCAGTCATTGCGTCAGATCAGGTACCATCTAATTTCCAGGTAAGTTGCATTGCATTCACTCGGCAGGTTTGACTCTGTTTAATATTGTTATGCAGCTCACCATCATATAATTgggattattaaaaactgaactacgcaTATCAGATTTCCAGTATTTTCATTGGTTCACCGAACACAGGCTGTCAGTTCacatacctgctgtacctaatatggtcaaggaatgcGTCAGCAAGAAAGCAAGCTGAAAAGATTTTTGCAACATGGTGTGAGAAAAAATGGCAGGCAAAAGCCATTTTGGACTGGAATTGACCAAGGCAGAACTCAGTGCTTCACTGGAAGAGTTGTTTATCCtagagtttttaataaaacaataataatattctactcgggcttgctggatataaaatgattataaccaactcgctcAGCGCTATGCGCCTtattggttatctatcacttcatatccggAGTGCCCTCATAGAATACAATGTAATTGTTAGTTATTATATACCggtagatactgatgaaatgccagaatttctccttttactaaaaaatcataccTTCACTGtgtgcagtgaacatatcatatTTATCTTGTACATGTGAAAATagaggtgttgtcatggtaacgaccatgattagccaataaaacgcaagCTTCCTCTTCaatgtaagatacttttgtgctttaatataattcttctctactacatttaAACaagatttttatttgtttaaattccctgaaaaaggtcacctatgtctgaaaggtgtaataacatgGCATTGAACCTTTTCTCTCTAAAGGTTGGACAGTTTATCACCACTCAGATACAAGCCCTTTCTTCTCAGAATTCTGATAGCATTATTTCAGGCTTCGCCTCTTACACCATTCCAACAGCTTCTCTTGGCCTCCCCCCCACTTCAGCAGTGTCTCAAATCCAAGCATCAAAAAATGAGGAAGTGTCCACAGCTCAAGAAATCACCCAAGGCAATGAGCCAGACATGTCTGACCTGTCTGGTTCCTCCGGTCAGTTGTTTGGTACTTTGTCAGATACTTGCTTGACACCAGATATGAAAGACTTTATAGAGTCATTCAGAGCACGACGAATCGCACTGGGATACACCCAGGAAGATGTTGGTAATGAGCTTTCCCACACCAATGGACATTCTTCTTACAGTCAATCCTTCATCTCTCGATTTGAATCCAAAAATCTTGGTTTAAAGGCTGCAGAGAAAATGAAGCCAGTGTTGCAGGCATGGATAGAACAAAAGGAGCAAGAGTGTGCAAAGGGGTTACGCATGTGCAAAAAGCGGAAAAGAAGAACTTCCTTTTCGAATGAAACTCTGCAGTGTTTGATTCACAGTTTTGAACAGAATCCAAAGCCTACCAGTGCTGAAATAGTGGAAATATCTTCCAAGTTAGGCCTGGAGCCAGTTACTGTGAGAGTTTGGTTCTGCAATCGAAAACAAATGATGAAGCGAATGGCTACTGGAAAAGGACGTGCTGTTCATTCTCTCAAAGCAGAACTTGATGCGAAGAAACAAGATGAACAAATCCCAGAGGAAAAAGAGCCCCAAGCTAAGTTGGACTTCACCAACATGCCAGTGGGGCAGTTCTCCTTCACAGAGGATCGTGTAAAAGCCCTTGTATGTTTGACCTCTGATGGAAGCCCCATGAAAAGCTCTCATCCAGCAACATCCTCTACAGCTGTCAGCTATGCTCAGGCTCACGATGACAGCATCATCCATGCTGACCCAGGAGCTCGGAACGCTATGCAGGAGAAACCTCAGCTGATTGAGAAGGGATCTCCTGCTGCAATCCAGTATGGGCAAAGCAAGGTACAATTTCCCTTGGTCCGAAATGGGCCTAACGGTGTCACTTCTTTTGATTCAGTCTCAAATGTGGCTATGACTGGTTCATAAGGACAGTGAAGGAATTTTCAACACTTAACAATCTTAAGTGTGCATAGTATGGCTGAAAACTACCGTAACGGTAAAATcccaaaatttaattttttagtgGTTTGCTATAACTGTGAAGGCATAGGCTCAAGATAGCAAACTGTGCAAGTGCTGAATGGCAATCAAAAAGAGATATTGAGGGATCTATTGTTTCTTTTAAGTCCCGCTgattaaaacaaatttcaattttagttAAATTCATTCACACTTGATAAGTACAACCACACTAATTAAGGCtagaaaattcagttttattaAAAATAGCAAGGAACTCACTTACTGCACGCTGACCTTCACTTGAGTGGACAATTGCAATAACATGTCAACCACAATGCAAAGATTGATCACACCCAACATGTATAGTTAACAGTAATTTATTATTCCTGGAGGTGAAAACTTTATCTACTAAAATAAATTGTTACTGGAAGTATTGAGGTTATAGTAGCCTTTTGTTTCTCCTGGTTTGGTTAAGGTGAATATCACTTCTCAGTCAACTAATCGTTAGGTGCGAAAGGATTTATTCAATTGCTGGTACCTGTATGTAGTAAAATATTAACATTTTAAACTACAGTAATACAGTAATGCTTTATAGTTCTAGTTATTTGTTTAGGTGTATTCACACTATCTTACATTACACACAATCACATGTACTTTGTAAGTCCAAAAGTGTTGACTGTTTTTCAGTCACAAACACCAGCCTCTGCAGGAAGGGGACACATTTTAAGTGACAGGTTATGGTTGTCATCTGTTTTAGTGGATGGTTTCATGGCTCAGTGCATGGGCAGTTAGTATTGTTAGCCAATTGCAGTCCATTTTTTATGAAAACAAATAACCAACAGTCTAAATAGACTTAGTAGTGGGACTGCTGTCATTGAAGATCATTGGATCTCCTTTTGCAGTGTTGTCCCCTTTGTTTCATGAAGCAATCAGATGCAAATAGATAGCTTCCCAGAAAAAAATAAGCTTGATGAAAAAATTGGTTGCAAGCTTACATTCAAGTTTTTGGCAAACAATCTGTTATATCTTCCACCCAATTATGGGCATCAATCATTGCAGGTGTTTGCTCAAACATTCTCAGTGATTCCTGTCCTACACTAAGGTCAGTAAGAAATGAATaagaaacgaaaaacaaaagaaaacgcttCAAGCTTGCATCAAAGCTTTGACATGCACCAAACCCTGAAACTCTCTCTTCGAAGATATCATCCAAGGAGTTGGGTTTCACCAAAAATGAGTTGCACATATTTGGTATTTTTATTGTTCAAGGTATTTTTTGGTATGGAGTACTTAAACATACTATACgtgcttgaaaaaattgtcatgTAGAAGTATTTGAGGATTGCTTAAATTACCTGTGTTGAAATGATTCCAGCTCCAAGTTGTCTACTGCCTCTATACCAAAGTGGTATCTTTAGGCATAAAAATAACAGATTGAGCTACTACTAAGTTGGTCTGTGTGAAATTTTATCCAGCACTGCTAAAACACTGTTTACTTTTAGTACTGTATCAGTTTTATACAATCAGTTGAGTGTAAGTATTCATCATTTCATGAgtcttgaaaatgagattcaTGCAATGATTCATGAGTGACAAATAAAAGATAGAGATTGAAGGAAAAAACTTTTCAGATAATGTCTGGATTACGACTAAAActcttatttttttaatttcaaggaAATCGGACTTTTCCCTCTGAGCAGCATGTTAATCAGTCATCCATAATATTTCATGTAAAGTTTATTGTATGGGCGCACcttcatgtacagtaaattgtaGCAGCTGCTCAAGTAGAGAGTCTGTAGAGTAGGTTTTATGcttgcaaacatttttttctcaaaggtAAGacccaaaataatttttattccaagAGCTTTTGAGAAGGAATTTGTTGAAACCTATGACAATATAGTTTTCTTGCAACCAGATGTAAAATTGTTAAGTTGTAAATACTGTATCAGCAACTGATGCATCAGCACAAAGTGACAAATTTTTAACAACTCATTatttgttttgcaaaaaaagTGTCATTGCTTGTAATCGGTTTCAATAGCAACAATGCTCCTTTTCTTAGCTGTATTATTGCCTGCCGAGTGTTGCAGAAGCTTGTTtataaataaagtaaataaaGTCATGAAGACCATTGGAATGTTGTACAGTTGTACAGTTGTAGTACTTTTCTATAATATGACATAAAATTGCTTTTTTAGTTGTGACCCTTTATGGCTTTTGTCCCTCATGTGACCTCCCTCCCAACCAAAAGTCATGATCTCACAACATAAAGAAGAATGCAGTCAATGCTGCAGGCCCAAAATTTTTATCACACAATAAAAAATTTATTGTACaaattataatattaaatacaatacaatacatacattgtacttaattgaccgctccccataggggcttttcaaggccaatgaaacacaacgaaatgacGGAACACAACTATAACTgttacaacaacaactgttaagaatcccgactggccggaggcaaaccagttggctatttacgttattatcatcatctgtTCCAATTATTATTCTTTAACTTTACAGAGGTCTACTGtaaaattaatgattaatttaGGGCTTGCAGTTTTTTTAATGCAGTTGCTTTTGTTGAAGATTGTTTTTCCTCATTGCATCTGTAAAGTGTTTTTGTGGTATATTATTATGGAATGGAACTCAAAAAACCATACTTGAACAGGTGCATGTTCAAGGCTTGTCTTTCATCAGGTCAAGGGTATTTGCATCTACATTTCAAATTGTCTTTCTGAACTACTTTTCCAGTCATCTTAAATGTAGGAACCCCATCTTCATGTCTTTGTTTAAGGTCCACCAAACACCTTACATGTTAAATTTTTTGGGCTTATTACACTGAAGGTGGTTGATGCGAGGCTAGTAACAACAGCACGTCTTTAGTCTTCCATCCCTCTCACCTCATCCCATGTTTTCTCTGTTGCCCCAACCGCGGCGATGGtctgtaaaataataatgaacagGACAATGTCATAAGAAGTGGATGAGTAAAAAAATACCGGGTAATTTTCccccaaaaaacaaaattaatagcaAGTGATTCAAACAGAGGTCATTGAATCCCACTTCTGgaaaaatgtttttcaagtGGTTTGCTTTTCATCACTGAGCTGATGCAAATTTGGCCAATAATTAACAATGACCAGCAGCCTTGAACCAGGgatcaaagtttatttttggctttgggagcacttgtgcGACCAGGTGTAAATTGTCATCACTGAGCTGATGCAAATTTGGCCAATAATTAACAATGACCAGCAGCCTTGAACCAGGgatcaaagtttatttttggctttgggagcacttgtgcGACCAGGTGTAAATTTTTAGGCGCACTGCCAAAATTTTAAGCGCACAGCTTCAAATACTTGGAGCACCTACTCCAAAAGAATACTTAATTAAGGCTCCAAAAAGAGCAACTCAGGGTTGTGTTGCAATATTGGCCTATTCCGGCAGTATTGAACACaacgaaaacaaataaaagaattGAATCAGGATATTAATTTATCAATCAGAGTACGTTATGGTAAGGTGAGTAAGCACTAGAGAAGTCGCACTGTATTTTGGCTTTTAAGGCGCGGTGGTGCGACCACACATGCCTTTTTAGGCGCACAGCCAAAACTCTAGTCGCATATGCGAACAGTTGGTCGTTAACTTTGAGCCCTGTGAACTGGAAGCAAACAGAAAGGGTGGGGGAGAATAACCCATGGTATTGTCAGGTCACTTGTGTCCCTGATCATGGGACATAGCTAATGAAGGACTGAttgtggggaggggggggggggggggggtgggcctCTCTTGGCCACTGTTGACACTTCCTAAAACAGAGTCCCCTCCCTGACACTAAAAACTATcacccctttaacccattgactccaaggagtgagacaaaatagattttactgtccAACGCTGGAGGATCTTACTCATCaaggtaggggggggggggggtgttcgTTTAGAAATCAATGGATTAAaagtatttatttcttttttgtactGGGCACACACCACCAGATGATACCAAGGTCTCCTGCCTGGAAGAAGAAACAGACCCTCAatgttaacttgtttttaggtgAACTGCAGTGGCTACAGAATCGGTACAAGAGACACTAACCATCTTTCCATTCATCCCAGTCCCTCTGCTTTTTCAACTTAGCTGGGTCATCCTCACCATCCGATTCAACATCACTTTTATGGCTCTTGTCCTGAGTTTGACTACTGGTAAAAGCAACAGAGTCTCCATGAGCTTCAATCTATACCGGTACTTGACAAGTATTAAAGGTTGTGTTCTAGTGGGATCAACCGCAACCGGTTTAGGTTGAAGCAActgaggtttcccaatagaacacttttccaaccgttttcagTTGAAACGCAGTAACTCCGACCTGTGAATAGTTATTATCAGTcttctcagcgttgacaagttgagggaaAGCAACACGGCAGGAGCCCGCACCTGGTtttaaatggcccgcgtaaacgacagcagtccctgccaatgctttttcaaccatttcaacctagtttgatgctggttgaaaaagttgatcaaccaaaccgactaaaaatgttttttttccgaatAGAACACTAACaaacccaaccaactaaaaatgGTTGATCCTAATAGAACACAACCTAAATGTGCTCTGCAAAGTCAGTTGCCTCAACCATGTGTACATGCACTTTTCGGATCAAAGCTCTAATGTGCCCCCTGGTCCCGCAAGGCATACACTACTGTATACTTgtctattaattttgttttcacttttgaGTGTGTTCTCATGCAATAGACCATTGATTAAATATTGTTGTTTAAAAGGGGGATGTCCTGTACTTAAGGAGACTAGTAAAACAGTGAAATTGCACGTACAAGCCCAACAAAGTGATATTTGAAATCCTGAAGCAAAGATACAAATGTAGGAGGGCCCTAGTTGATGAGAATATTACAATGTCTGTGTAAATGTTGCAATAACTGCCACATTTTGCCAAACATTTACACAGACATCATTGACTGAGCTGTCAGCATTAAACTAGTCTTTGTACAGCTACCCCCTCCCCAACAAAAAATTGTGGAGGGGCAGCTGTATACTGTCAGGCTAAAAAtaagagagctggattgaggagaacatgacgtcaaaggctcactagtttaagaatgtaatGTGTGTGTACGCCACACGATTAATATGCAGGGCGAGAGTTTTCaattgggctttcagacttttaaacttgtgttttgcataattatacaataagctgcattcatATGCTGTCATTTTAAGCTTGCTCATGAgcaaacgctttcaaaatctgaaggaaaaaaggaactgacttacatgtattttatcacaggggcactttaaggtttAAAGTTTTGAGAGTTTTCAATAACAACGTACATGTAGGGATAGGATATGCTTACTACAATTAATATTATAACATTACCTACagtaaaattattgttaatatCCTGTAAGATTGAAAATAACTTacttttcaaaatctaaaacaactTTGCCTTCAAGAATTTCCTTTTCCAAGAATTCTTCCTGAGTCATTGTTGGAACACTTGGGTACCCTGCACCAAATACCTTGGCCTGGTAAAACCAAAATCAGTCATCGTGATTaacattgtcatcatcatcatcattagtgTTGTTGCAGTCttcgtcattgtcatcatcacaTCTATTTTTGTACGAGCTTTATAGCTGTGcctaaattacatgtataagcTTAAAAAACTTCCAGTGGTTTTGGCAAGCAGCAAATTTTAGTCTGGTGATTGCTTAATATATTATTGTTTGTGAACTACAGTGTAAcctctttaacccattgacctctgAGAGTGACCCTCAAATTaggattttactctatctaatgccagacgattttactcatcaatgggggtgtgaatgggttaaggacagtgcctactaatttaaagGTACATACCGTATGTATGTTTGCGCGgattactgaatatgcgggaaaagcagatcgtaacaagtattattgaaatccaaaaagaaaattgggggtaaccacacataaTTAATACAATATATAAAAAGCTTTAGAAtccaaagcaatgtatggcgttcatttccaaactgaagctgataataattatctctgaaaaatgcgcggttactcccaattttctttttggataccaagatcacttgctaagttctgctttcttcgcatagttttgaactgcgcaaaaatatccctgtgttaataAGCACCAaccataggaaatccaagtatcttgagatgtgcagaaggtatgtgcaataacaatagtaggcaccatccttaagagTCCAGGAAATTAAAGCCTTAATCAATGTACCTTGGTCATCTCCCTTGTGATGAGGATGGGCTTGAATGTCTGTTGGGACAAAAAGCAGACCAATACAAGGGATGAAAAATAGAAGTGGACAAGTGGGATCAAACTTATTATAGTAGAGAAAAGATATAGCAGCAATGTACCTTCGTAGAGGGTTGATTGTCTCCCATCTGACTGTGTTCTTTATCCTTCCTGATTGTCTTCATGTGTTCAAGGATTTCCATTTCACCTAATAATTTATTGGATAATTAAAAGCTCACCAGTGTACATGTTTTACTGAGATTTTTGTAATTCTGCAGAATCTCATCTTTAAGGATTAACGGGGAAAACCACATTTTGGCTtaccatcaatcaaacttccaacACCATGCCAAGAGTTGACCCAAAATCAATGATGCGTGatataacctaccaatcagcatctttggttccatTATAGTACTTTTGTTCATGTATTTGAATTCGGTGCCATGGTAAGCGATGGAGAACTGAAGGACCTCTAAAAAGACTGTGggctaaacaaaaactccaattcgcTTTCCAGAGATGGAGGTGATCTTCCCATGTTTGCAAATTTAATTGATGGAAGCAAAAACGCAGTTTGGCACTTTATGcacttgaaggtgagattctccagaataaagaaaattgcagTTGTAATAATCAAAGCAAAAATTTCCTGCATGCTCTACAAAACCACTAGAGTAAGTACTACTGTCCAGTGTACTTGAAGATCAAGGTACTACATGTAGTCATTTTACAAGTACTTACTATGTAGACTTGTAAGATGCTCCACAATTTTGTTCACCCAAAATTTCAATAGAAGGACGTAATAGTTTCTCTGAAAACCAGAGACAAAGAAGATTTAGGAAATCTTACATACTGTGCAGTACGATTTAAATACACCCACTAAAACCACTGATATTTTGAGATAATTTTTACTGTCCTTGCAGTAAATATATTTACGGTTGATTGGACAAGCTTCTCATTTAGAGCAGGAGTGCAGATCTAGAAGGGCTGTTTGAGCCTGCAACAAAAAGCATGTCTTCTTGCAATGGCAAGAATCCCCAGAAAGGTCTTTCAGACATTAGCAAGTGGGATATAAAggcaaaaaagagagagaggggggggggggggggggtgggggaaaaatAAGACAAAGGTTCGCTGTCTGCATCTCTCACTGCTGGCATGTAGATACAGCTGTAGATATCTCTCACTGGGAGAACCTTCCCTCcaaacttccaaaaaaaaaaggaaggaaaaaaacaactcAACAGCCACTTTGTTTCTGCgcacatacactgtacatgtacatgtagcatgaTGATAATGTTACATTATTGGCACTAAAAAGACCATGAATGCATGCATGCATCACCTGAGTGTCTTCATCCTGTATGGTTTTTGTTGTTTCACTAAGAATGTCTTGCAATtcctttttaataaaaaaaaatttcatgtcAGTGGTTTAGGGAAAAAGGAAGGAAGTTCTACTGTAACAGTAAGTACTGTAGGTGCATTTAGGAGAGAAAGACGAAGGTTGGCCCAGGGAACAAGGTCAGATTCCCATGCAGACAATCTGGGGTACAAAACCACTtgaaatagaccatattcgtattctcagtattgggctagaactagcttgcaatggaggctaatgcgggggaatatattaaaaagtatttgcatttgaaaagattcccccacattagcctccattgcaagctacacGTAGCTCCAGTGCAATACCGAGAacacgaatatggtctattgtgtGTTGTGGTTGgtcctggggcctgtttcttaAAGGGTCGCAAAATCGTTTTGGGCCCAAAAAGCCACTTACGGAACAGCAATGCTTTTGTTCAATTGATAATCAGGTCTTCGCGAAACaagttttcaagataacaacaAGTAATTAAGTGATTGTAGAGTATGATGACTGAAAAGCTCTTGTTGTCAACATATAAAAGGAACTGCCAGGAAAATTGCATGACAATTGACAAATGGACTCCATACACTCAAAGACCTTCAATTTAATTAGGATTAATGGGAGAGggtcataattattattaacagtTCTTAttgtataaacaccaatgaCATTACCGAGTGTGTTTTTGTGCGCAACCTTGGtatcttcacacatgaaaaattcactgttgctatggttacatataaaaatcaataattgccttttgatgcctttcgtgaaatgatttaatatttcattggtgttaataattataataaatagaggatattacatggtgGCTTGGA
This window harbors:
- the LOC138037078 gene encoding uncharacterized protein; its protein translation is MANWIEFFAKEPAPENLKDVKSTVTEFAASHRRAGRDIVFVTSGGTRVPVEENAVRFIDNFSIGTRGSASAEYFLEQGYAVIFLHRQGSLQPFIRNFPSHEVLDLLQLKDLPDGSSQLEVNPRKVSKVTQVLKMHRQVRISGTLLMIEFNSLSEYLFLLRGVAESLAPHGPNVMLYLAAAVSDFYIPSQSRPQHKVSSDVPLQLDLVQAPKMLAPLVKEWIPHAFIISFKLETDVNIISKKARGALAKYCHQVVVSNILQTRKKTVVIITPTQETAIWMSDSELEAGREIEEKIVADLKKMHQQFIASSGMQGNGKSVIASDQVPSNFQVGQFITTQIQALSSQNSDSIISGFASYTIPTASLGLPPTSAVSQIQASKNEEVSTAQEITQGNEPDMSDLSGSSGQLFGTLSDTCLTPDMKDFIESFRARRIALGYTQEDVGNELSHTNGHSSYSQSFISRFESKNLGLKAAEKMKPVLQAWIEQKEQECAKGLRMCKKRKRRTSFSNETLQCLIHSFEQNPKPTSAEIVEISSKLGLEPVTVRVWFCNRKQMMKRMATGKGRAVHSLKAELDAKKQDEQIPEEKEPQAKLDFTNMPVGQFSFTEDRVKALVCLTSDGSPMKSSHPATSSTAVSYAQAHDDSIIHADPGARNAMQEKPQLIEKGSPAAIQYGQSKVQFPLVRNGPNGVTSFDSVSNVAMTGS
- the LOC138037095 gene encoding immunoglobulin-binding protein 1-like → MAAASESNDEDSVKGVFEQGFLLHCQIENDEAPSNSDAFQEKVSAAVNHFVRATEMVNSLGLFSSNEELSEVPTSELRYFLLPAFLGDLFLRQMAPDRLTVLNIAKVYFVDFLKRCKNYGVTDIDLSRYTENSSSLSDINRSLNQMANSRQEKIARYKEQKEQERKLKELQDILSETTKTIQDEDTQRNYYVLLLKFWVNKIVEHLTSLHSEMEILEHMKTIRKDKEHSQMGDNQPSTKTFKPILITREMTKAKVFGAGYPSVPTMTQEEFLEKEILEGKVVLDFENSQTQDKSHKSDVESDGEDDPAKLKKQRDWDEWKDDHRRGWGNRENMG